A single region of the Tachyglossus aculeatus isolate mTacAcu1 chromosome X1, mTacAcu1.pri, whole genome shotgun sequence genome encodes:
- the S1PR4 gene encoding sphingosine 1-phosphate receptor 4, with product MNISGSPPPLGERASCLQLAEGEQSSLVILQHYNHTGRLGTRRAPEEGSGGGDNALLGVFVAASCLVVLENLLVLLAIVTRMRSRRWVYYCIVNITLSDLLTGTAYLVNIVLSGRYTFQLTPYQWFLREGVLFMALAASTFSLLFTAVERFVTMVRLVAENGASKTFRVYGFILLCWLLALLLALLPLLGWNCLCDFPSCSNLLPLYSKWYILFCVVIFSLILAGILLLYGAIFRLVRVTGRQASRGRARQKSQRLLTTVLMILVAFLVCWGPLFALLLADIFGSAAWAREYLRGMDWILTLAVLNSAINPLIYSFRSLEVRRAVLGFLCCGCLRAGWLGPGDCWAGGAQVLSGSSTESSLRPRDSLRISHSLSLRTREPLSSISSVRSL from the coding sequence ATGAACATCTCGGGGTCCCCGCCGCCCCTCGGGGAGCGGGCCTCCTGCCTGCAGCTGGCCGAGGGCGAGCAGTCCAGCCTGGTCATCCTCCAGCACTACAACCACACGGGCCGGCTGGGGACCCGGCGGGCGCCGGAGGAGGGGAGCGGCGGGGGTGACAACGCCCTGCTGGGGGTCTTCGTGGCGGCCAGCTGCCTCGTGGTCCTGGAGAACCTGCTGGTGCTGCTGGCCATTGTCACCCGCATGCGGTCCCGCCGCTGGGTCTACTACTGCATCGTCAACATCACTCTGAGCGACCTGCTGACCGGGACGGCCTACCTGGTGAACATCGTCCTGTCGGGCAGGTACACCTTCCAGCTGACCCCCTACCAGTGGTTCCTGCGCGAGGGCGTCCTCTTCATGGCCCTGGCCGCCTCCACCTTCAGCCTGCTCTTCACGGCCGTGGAGCGCTTCGTCACCATGGTGCGGCTGGTGGCCGAAAACGGGGCCAGCAAGACGTTCCGCGTGTACGGCTTCATCTTGCTATGCTGGTTGCTGGCCCTGCTGCTGGCCCTGCTGCCCCTGCTGGGCTGGAACTGCCTGTGTGACTTCCCCAGCTGCTCCAACCTGCTGCCCCTCTACTCCAAGTGGTACATCCTCTTCTGCGTGGTCATCTTCAGCCTGATCCTCGCCGGCATCCTCCTCCTCTACGGGGCCATCTTCCGCCTGGTCCGCGTCACCGGGCGCCAGGCCtcccggggccgggcccgccAAAAGTCGCAGCGCCTGCTCACCACGGTGCTCATGATCCTGGTGGCCTTCCTCGTGTGCTGGGGCCCGCTCTTCGCCCTGCTGCTGGCCGACATCTTCGGCTCGgccgcctgggcccgggagtacCTGCGGGGCATGGACTGGATCCTGACCCTGGCCGTGCTCAACTCGGccatcaaccccctcatctactccTTCCGCAGCCTCGAGGTGCGCCGGGCCGTGCTGGGCTTCCTCTGCTGCGGCTGCCTGCGGGCCGGCTGGCTGGGCCCCGGGGACTGCTGGGCTGGCGGGGCCCAGGTGCTCTCGGGCTCCTCCACCGAGAGCTCCCTGCGGCCCCGGGACAGCCTCcggatctcccactccctcagcctGCGCACGCGGGAGCCCCTGTCCAGTATCTCCAGCGTGCGCAGCCTCTGA